The genomic window ATAGTTCTTCCATCTAGGTTCTCTTATAAGTTATAACCACCCAATCATGTTTTGCCATTCAAATGTCTCATTGATTAAATATGGTTATATACTTATATTGTTCCATATCATTAAACTAATTAGGCATTGCATATGTTACTATATGATATATATGAAACCATGTTATATGGCAAGCTTCTAATACTTATTCCTACTAAGGTACTAAGGTTGAGTCTTACAAGGGAACTTACCAATCtattttcctctctctctctctctctctctctctctgtgtgtgtgtgtgtgtgtgtggaagAACCTCTACATACTCAtcgtgctctctctctctctccctctctctgtggaAGAACCTCTACATACTCATCGTGTTGGATTTTTTCTTGCAGGCACCTCATTGGTTGACATATGACTTCCCACCACAAGTCAGGGAGAAATTGAATATTCAGTGGGGATCTGATTGGAAGGGTCAAGCACAAAAATGGTAAACAATTGGATCTCCTCAGTCCATATCAAATTATGTTGCTAACAACCCCATACTAGTCAGATAACATTTTGTAACCGATGGATGCTTCTAACAACTTTTTAACCCCATATTCAATGAGTTTATAGAGAGTTATAGATATACTTTAAAGCTGTGTGTATTAGTTTGGGGAAGAAGTGATATCTTGGTTTTGGCAATACTATTCTTGATCCCTTGATATTCATAGGTTTCTTTTTAAGTTCACTGGTCAAGATCAAGAAATCAATCTTTTGGGTGATGGTACAGAGAAAGCTGAGTTCGGTGAATGGTCATGGCTGCCACCAGAGAAAGTAATTGAGCTTGTGAGTAATGGTGACTGTGATAAACATTTCTTCACCCCAATTTAGAATGTGTGATGCTCTAAGCGAAATTGACTTGGCTTATATCTTCTATTTGCATTTTTCAGGCAGTGGATTTCAAGAAGCCTGTGTACAAGGAAGTCCTAGCAGCATTTGCTCCACATCTCCAATAAGTTTTGCTGAAATTGTTATGGCAATGACAGTTGCCTTTGAGAGTTGTGTGGGCTGCGTAGAAAATAATGTATTACAAACTGTGTCTCTTGGCCATAACTTGTATTGTGTTTTCAATTGGGGAGGGCCATGAACTGTATTTATAGGCATCTGTCCAAATTttgtttcatgaatgaaatatcTGATACCTCATTGGTATTTGTCTTTGATACCTATCTAGAGTATGTGCAAAAATAACCCGATACAAATAAATTGTACTGGAAAATTCACACTTATGTCTTGGAAGAAAAGGAAAAACTAAAGGATGTTCAACAATGTCTGTGTCTTCAAATAAGGGACCCTGATACTTGTCACCATATAGGGATACCAGATTCCCAATGGACATGAAAGTAATTCACTAGTAATATATTTCTATTTTAGTATCATTCATTTTCTAAAAGTAAATAATTTGCGCATCAATAATTCTTTTCTGTACACTGGATAATTTGTACAAACAAACAGTAGTGTTACCCTCTCTCTTTTCCCCTACTAAAACAGCAGCAAAATATTGCCCAAAAGTTGATGGAGCCTTTTCAATGAAAAAACATTAGTGTTCCTTCACATAAATTTCCAAGAAAGAAAAAGTATACACATTGAAGAAACTACTTTTCATTCCTTAAGATTCAGTGTCTAAATCAAATTCCTGAGAACTCTGTAATATCTTCACTTAGAACATCAATCACCCTGCGAGTTAAGCATTGCACAGATTCTAACAGCTGTGAAGAGAATAGACAAGACCAGGAACAATAATCTCATTGCCTTAGAATGTTTTCTATCTGTTCTGTCACAATGTCAGCCACAATCTCAGGTGAGAACCTTCTTATCATGTCCTCCCTCGCCTTTCTTCCTTTGGCCGTAGCTGCATTGCGATGATCCATCACCCGCCTCATAAGATTCTGAAGTTCATCCACGCAAGGTTCAGCCCAAAGATGCCCCATGAATGGCCCTTCCATCACTTCACTCATTCCATCCACAGGTAGTGGATAGCTATTATCATCTGTCAAATACTCAGTTGGCCCTGACCAATTCGTTGCAATCACCGGCAGCGACATTGCCATGGCTTCCACAAGAGGTCTCCCCCATCCCTCTCCTCTCGAAGGAAGAACAAACGCATCAGCCGCTTTGTAAACTCTCGGCAACTCACTTTGCGCTATGTGGGAATTGATTACATATACAGGAGCGAAACCCCCAACCGGTTCTGCAAGATCGGAACTCTCCACAAAATCCATTATTTTGTTCCCAAAATCTGTGTCAGTGTGATATGGATTTGTTAACAAGAACAAAGCAACGTTATCATCCTTTGAGAATTCCTTCAAGTATGCTTTCAACAAGACATCCCAACCTTTCCTATACTCCCACTTGAAGATACTCAAAAACACAAAATTCTTCTTCGCGCTAGAAGAGCCTAAAATGCATTGCCCTCTTGATGCGAGATCCAATGGCTTGTACTTGGCAGGATCAAAGAACTTAACATCAATAGGTTGAACAATCTTCACCACCTTGGAAGGATCAACACCACTTCCCACAAATGTGGATTTGTGAAAATCAGTGGGAACCCAAACATAATCCATTTTGTTACATCTCTCTACATGTTCACCATTAACTCTATCAGTCTCAAACATAGTCCTACCAATCACAGACTTGAAATCACTGTAAAAAGGTGATGGAGGGCATGGAAAAGTTTGAAACAATGGGGGGTACCAAGCACCAGGTTCACTATGGCACACCACAATGGTCTCATTCATTCTACACTCTGTTCGGTATAGCTCATAAGCCAAATTCTTCATTTCTTGTGGCAAACCCTCCCAAAATTCCAATGATTCTTGATCTCCATGGTGCTCAATTGTCAACCTAAATGAATGCATTTTGGTGTGGCTATGAAGGGACAGAACATAAGACCAAGCCTCTGAGCTATACCCACCGCCTGAGAGAAAAGGAGCCATCCATAGCACACATTGGGAGGGCACAAAAACTGATTTTGAGGGTGAAAACAGAGACCCAATTGCTTGAATTAGGGTTTGTGATGTGAGTGAGTGTCTCAAGTAGTGAACTTTATAGTAGTTTGTTCTTGTGAAACCTAATGTGACTGCTAAAATAAGAAGCAATAAGGGCAGTGTGTAAAAtgcaaaaaaattgaattttgatttgaTGGGGTGGGTTGTTATTGGGGGTGAATTGGGATTAACATGTTGGTTTGATTCAAAAGAATTCATGAGAACATGTATTGTTGGAATTATACCaaggttctagagagagaagtgagAGTGACGAACCTGCAGAGGGAACCCAACGAAATACAGCCTCTAGAGACCTAATTACTCGCTCTCTCTTGATCTTTTTAAAGAAAATCTTCAAGTTAAAATTGGGATTTTGGGTTTTCCTTGCTAATAGGAAAATGTATtggaattttctttttcttttttatattttttattatttgtctgAAGTGTTAATGTTAATTATTGATATTTTAGAGAATTTAAATTCTTTTAGATAACTTTTATTTTCACAGTTCAATTTTTATTCAATAATTATACTATAAGTTTTTACTACTATCATCCCTTTTTTTTTGACGACTAGTTTTTTCAACTATTATCATctaattaaattcatattttatcaCCATTCAAACGATAATACaatgaaatttttattatttttgtaattATGTATAATTGATTTTTATGTTATCATCCAATTATTTCTTTATCCAAATTCTATTTTATTCTAATAATATTTTACAatcatatatctcgtttacaatgtaaatgagatataggtaatttttcaattttcgtatatctcgtttacaatatatgtatttataaataattaaatataatttttgaaaataataaaaaatatttaggcTTTTAATTTGACGACGGGGAATGCTAGGGGGACAATGATtttgttgaacaatatgaacaactaccaatcaaataaaaacacactacatCTCCAATTTAACcccctaaattttaatattaaaataaccatccgtacactagtaaaatgaacattcgatatatctattgtttacattgtttaatattttcattgtttatcTATACTTTTCCTTTGACCAAATCCTTAAAATGAAatatttcaaataataaaaaagataaaccGTCCATTTTAAATAAAGAGAGAAGATGGACGGTCCATTTAAAATAAGCATGTTAACACGTTCATAAGTGCACTGTTAAACTGCCCACGGTTAACATGGTTATCGTGGATTGACTTTTAATAGAATCATCCAACCAATCAATCCATCTCCATTGAGTTTTTTATGGAATaaggttatttaaattatatttcaaaattttatttattttcatgcaatAAATGAAATTTTTATGTACTCCCATACCACAAATAAAATTtcgtaaatttaaaatttaaaattttaaaatttatttttaattatttcttttaaaaatttgaaatttcgtTTGCTTTCTGagtacataaaaatttaaaatataatttaaataaccttATCCTAGACATAACTCAATGGAGATGAATTGATTGGTTGAATGATTTCTATTAAGAGTCAATCTAAGGTAACCGTGTTAATagcatggttctgaaaatcgaaccggacTGGCCGATTCAACCGGAATAACCAAAAACCGGTCACTTAGTCGGTTCGGATAATGTTAAAAACTATCTGCCAAAAAATCGGTGAAAAAATCGGcagttaaccggtgaaccgggaGAATCGTCCGATTTTTTAGCAATTTTTGGTTTGAAAGTTGAGATtatggttctgaaaatcgaatcggaccgatttttttacttttatttggtTTCTGATTTCTGATTCTGAGTTTGCTAATTTCTGCTTAGCTTGAGTTTATGAATTTCTGAGTTTGTAAGCAGATCCCTACCCTGCTTCAATTTTCATTTTTGGGAGTTAATTGCTGTTTTTTGGATTTGATTATGTTGATTGTTGTTTGTTTGTCTGGGTTCATTATTGTTTTTTCATTGCCGTCTTTTGCATTTGATTTCTGTTGAGCGCTGCTGtcttctgctttttattttttttttcctccaAATGCACTCGATACCCTAACAATTTTTGGATCCTTCAACCTTAGCCATTGtgacgatgatgatgaaaaagcCTTCGCTGCGGTTGATGATGCCTTGTCTTATGCTTTttagctttttttatttttattttattaattaaatgaaTTAATCAGGTTTTTGTGATTCTGTTTTTATAagttttaaattatgtttttGTTCTGTTTTTAATT from Arachis ipaensis cultivar K30076 chromosome B09, Araip1.1, whole genome shotgun sequence includes these protein-coding regions:
- the LOC107618223 gene encoding uncharacterized protein LOC107618223, coding for MNSFESNQHVNPNSPPITTHPIKSKFNFFAFYTLPLLLLILAVTLGFTRTNYYKVHYLRHSLTSQTLIQAIGSLFSPSKSVFVPSQCVLWMAPFLSGGGYSSEAWSYVLSLHSHTKMHSFRLTIEHHGDQESLEFWEGLPQEMKNLAYELYRTECRMNETIVVCHSEPGAWYPPLFQTFPCPPSPFYSDFKSVIGRTMFETDRVNGEHVERCNKMDYVWVPTDFHKSTFVGSGVDPSKVVKIVQPIDVKFFDPAKYKPLDLASRGQCILGSSSAKKNFVFLSIFKWEYRKGWDVLLKAYLKEFSKDDNVALFLLTNPYHTDTDFGNKIMDFVESSDLAEPVGGFAPVYVINSHIAQSELPRVYKAADAFVLPSRGEGWGRPLVEAMAMSLPVIATNWSGPTEYLTDDNSYPLPVDGMSEVMEGPFMGHLWAEPCVDELQNLMRRVMDHRNAATAKGRKAREDMIRRFSPEIVADIVTEQIENILRQ